Proteins encoded within one genomic window of Episyrphus balteatus chromosome 1, idEpiBalt1.1, whole genome shotgun sequence:
- the LOC129906041 gene encoding CCR4-NOT transcription complex subunit 1 isoform X1, which produces MYLEPLNLTLTQISILVKNLNKKNYTQTCQSLTKLIDEFGLEADRHCLRCLFSSVNFTDPTCTPFHCKLLGAELNKQLDKTPAISNICFSVDHCFPSQKTLKPSPNLLAQITQATGISKLSEVIVTLALTHSTNVEIQANASEHLKRTIPLLIESYTNNETSTPTERSLNDILPNILQLILSLFRKDTYTNYGLNEELYLKFIQKLREDFPREGVPLILSPFLYQTHHQEEISIEEVYDNIAETLTQANNIMDTSWINLILEIGYEFTSTVDECKNHLRCGRADLQTQDVAKIIGLMCRTHTSLLDCNVNLPTPANFWPGQNTGNNNASNNNDTTNSTPGTGGNNANDPKKDTKVSQASSDTTQTWKPDIFVQALKEIVPNLPWKEVCFALDHHEFIIKDRIGLNLLLTIFRLGTQSSVFPTECVYRHWQNVEGQFSLISMMLKNSDLFSFADYIFTPVPVELLKTPPETDNKEIATWKSLHLVEVLLYLGENGPYTQVTEIFKFPAQHCPDVLVLSLLQLTTPITGFRQELYNNLIPTFIANHPNSGVILHHAWNSANFAMHLRPTIMHAMSDYYLRGENDQSRLSRILDVAQDLKALSSLLNARSFLFVIDLACLASRREYLKLEKWLSDKIREHGEPFVQAIIKFLQRRCPQITGAKVPDDQIPKAAQLPHETLTTMLTCLQSCAANVSQDLCDVIIQMTSNCNLIANKARQQQPPPPGVIRTHRGIEPPPFNANLNAQQMFGPSVDTLSNLSTNIAGLNLGGPNGSFNFGNVLGNLVSTPASPSRLMNAAPSNSPYPMAMALQAPPNANNIGRIPPTPNANQGVIADLGQPVSKEVEDEANSYFQRIYNHPPHPTLSIDEVLDMLQRFKESNIRREQEVYQCMLRNLFEEYRFFPQYPDKELQTTAQLFGGIIERNLAPTCFTLGLALRCVLDALRKPVNSKMYYFGITALDRFKTRLRTYNKYCEFIRSIPHFQEFPPLLIQYVECGYMEQEPPTKGQGSILPGSMSQIMPSQPGQQAAPDSLYRSNSVTGNIVTTPAQQKPMVVTRVKSIANATNIDTLLEANEEKITVPPETVQDKTAFIFNNLSQLNIPQKCEEIKDLMIKEYWQWLSQYLVLKRASMEFNFHTLYFNFLDALKNPEINKYVTKETLRNIKVLLRSDKGMINFSDRSLLKNLGHWLGMMTLGRNRPILQVDLDLKALLAEAYHKGQQELLFVVPFVAKILESSGKSKVFKTPNPWTMAIMNVLGELHQEPELKLNLKFEIEVLCKTLNIELTKLKPIIYLKDPTRSMGIEHQMSQPKVKAIEIVSVAHQQQQQQQQQQQQVQQQVQQQVQQQVQQQQQQQQQQQQQQQQQQQQQQQQQQQQQQQQQQQQQQQQQQQQQQQQAIASAIDVDQSMVMNNTSTTNPSPSISNESAGHITISPPEPRFNYVDINVTNFSLIAQHVVISPNIAILHTNPNLKHIVLTAIERTITDWLQPVVDRSVRIASSTTEQIVRKDFALDPDESRMRTAAHQMVRNLSAGMAMITCKDQLTQTLNVNIRKAFLANITTTPQGPQYQDIDAAAIQLTNDNVELACAFVQKTAAEKAAPEVDRRLAPDFETRKMSREEGRRYVDAETLAYQSERMPEQVRLKVGGIPANQFAVYTEFARNIPGFQQMSERDAALFLPKATIPVSIDQDVPFGNDELGLMYAELATRMEGFLNNTVNVSTLQVQASKMHALLTALMVTRRIRDNESALNLLTRVVEGLVEGLVNIPEHEVHMKLYRDVHLRILSLLQTAFGTVATERAVTKCIFEIREDVRWNVEAIKLLISSHMVNVQQLDILLRDAMDNGNNYMAVTFAMQLMERLLVDDRPSHIVPESEFIGTIEMLARLPQHRHRYPEALTHMIEMLWGNHDSSSFMAERYSTGAAQYIHTGLSHSNEVDDPPGLQEKTEFLLKDWVSIYSQSNNLSRETKNFGAFVQKMNLYGILKTDDLITRFFRQATQFCIDLVYRILNDQSHNPAVAKTKIFHWIDAFVHLIALLVRHSGDQGNPTTKINLLNKVLGIVLGILLQDQEIHGSSFQQLGYHRFFIMLFLELSSPDAVLESLMQSIVTAFSHTYHLLNPSRAAGFCYAWLELISHRIFLGRILAQIPQQKGWPLYAQLLMDLFKYLAPFLRNAELAKPVQVLYKGTLRVLLVLLHDFPEFLCDYHFGFCDAIPPNCIQMRNIILAAFPRNMRLPDPFTPNLKVDMLPDTATAPKIFSNYVVNIQPANFKKDLDSYLKARAPVTFLSEFRSHLQISNEPGSRYNIPLMNALVLYVGTQAIAHIRSKNFVPNTSNIAHSAHMDIFQNLAVDLDTEGRYLFLNAIANQLRYPNSHTHYFSCAVLHLFAEANSEAIQEQITRVLLERLIVNRPHPWGLLITFIELIKNPIYKFWDHDFVHCAPEIENLFKSVARSCMVKSNHPQQISNLDGEIQEIN; this is translated from the exons ATGTACCTGGAGCCTCTAAATTTAACGCTAACGCAGATTAGTATTTTGGTGAAGAATCTGAACAAGAAGAATTACACACAGACTTGTCAAAGTTTAACTAAg ttaaTTGACGAATTTGGCCTTGAAGCAGATCGCCATTGTCTGCGTTGCCTATTCTCAAGTGTAAATTTTACTGATCCAACGTGTACACCGTTCCACTGCAAGTTACTCGGTGCCGAACTGAACAAACAGCTGGATAAGACCCCAGCAATATCAAATATCTGTTTTTCAGTCGATCATTGTTTCCCTTCGCaaaag ACTTTAAAACCATCACCTAATCTACTTGCCCAAATAACACAAGCAACTGGCATCTCAAAATTAAGTGAGGTTATTGTTACACTTGCCCTCACTCATTCTACGAATGTTGAGATACAAGCAAATGCCAGTGAGCACTTGAAACGAACGATTCCTCTACTAATCGAATCATATACCAATAACGAAACCTCTACACCAACTGAACGTAGTCTCAACGATATCCTTCCAAATATATTACAATTGATTCTATCGCTCTTTCGAAAAGACACCTACACCAACTACGGTCTCAACGAAGAACTTTACTTGAagttcatacaaaaattgagAGAAGACTTCCCACGCGAAGGTGTACCATTAATTTTGTCCCCCTTCTTGTATCAAACACATCACCAAGAAGAAATTTCCATTGAAGAAGTTTATGATAATATAGCGGAAACGCTCACGCAGGCGAACAATATTATGGACACATCCTGGATTAATTTAATCCTGGAAATCGGCTATGAATTCACATCAACTGTCGACGAATGCAAAAATCATCTACGCTGTGGACGTGCAGACCTCCAGACACAAGATGTCGCTAAGATTATTGGATTGATGTGCCGCACGCACACCTCTTTACTAGACTGCAATGTAAATCTCCCAACTCCGGCAAATTTCTGGCCTGGCCAGAATACTGGCAATAATAATGCTAGCAACAATAATGATACCACAAATAGTACTCCGGGAACTGGTGGCAATAATGCCAATGACCCGAAAAAGGATACCAAAGTATCCCAGGCATCTAGTGACACAACTCAAACATGGAAACCAGATATCTTTGTCCAGGCACTGAAGGAAATTGTTCCCAATTTGCCATGGAAGGAGGTATGCTTTGCCCTCGATCACCATGAGTTCATAATCAAAGACCGGATTGGTCTGAATTTGCTGCTGACTATTTTCCGTCTTGGAACACAGTCAAGTGTGTTCCCAACAGAATGCGTCTATCGTCATTGGCAAAATGTAGAAGGTCAGTTTTCGCTGATTTCTATGATGCTAAAGAACTCGGACTTGTTCTCATTCGCCGACTACATATTCACTCCGGTACCGGTTGAGTTGTTAAAAACTCCCCCAGAAACAGATAACAAAGAGATTGCCACTTGGAAATCATTGCATTTAGTCGAAGTATTGTTGTATCTAGGCGAAAATGGACCCTACACACAGGTCACAGAAATATTCAAATTCCCAGCTCAACATTGCCCCGATGTGTTGGTTTTATCACTCCTCCAACTCACAACACCAATTACTGGCTTCCGCCAGGAGCTATATAACAATCTGATTCCAACATTTATAGCAAATCATCCAAACTCGGGTGTGATTCTCCATCATGCTTGGAACTCTGCAAACTTTGCAATGCACTTGCGTCCGACCATTATGCATGCGATGTCCGACTACTACCTTCGTGGAGAGAACGATCAGTCCAGATTGTCACGTATCCTAGATGTTGCCCAAGATCTCAAGGCTCTCTCGAGTCTTTTAAACGCTAGAAGCTTTTTATTTGTCATTGATCTAGCCTGCTTGGCCTCAAGGCGAGAATACCTTAAACTGGAAAAATGGCTAAGTGACAAGATTCGTGAACATGGTGAACCCTTTGTTCAAGCTATCATCAAGTTTCTTCAACGTCGTTGTCCACAAATAACTGGAGCTAAAGTACCCGACGATCAGATACCAAAGGCTGCTCAACTTCCGCATGAAACATTAACCACAATGCTGACTTGTTTGCAATCGTGCGCAGCCAATGTATCACAAGATCTTTGCGATGTCATCATTCAAATGACATCCAATTGTAATTTAATTGCTAACAAGGCTCGTCAACAGCAACCTCCACCACCGGGTGTCATCCGGACACATCGTGGCATCGAGCCACCTCCGTTCAATGCAAATCTGAACGCTCAACAGATGTTTGGACCATCAGTAGACACTCTATCGAATCTTAGCACAAACATCGCTGGATTGAATCTGGGCGGTCCCAATGGATCGTTTAATTTTGGAAATGTCCTCGGCAATTTAGTCTCTACACCAGCTTCTCCTTCGAGGCTGATGAATGCTGCTCCTTCAAACAGTCCCTATCCGATGGCAATGGCACTACAAGCACCGCCAAATGCAAATAATATCGGACGTATACCGCCAACTCCTAATGCCAACCAGGGAGTTATTGCCGATCTTGGACAACCAGTCTCAAAGGAAGTCGAAGATGAAGCAAATAGTTACTTCCAACGCATTTATAACCATCCACCGCATCCGACACTTTCTATCGATGAGGTTCTCGACATGTTGCAACGCTTCAAAGAATCCAACATTCGTCGTGAACAGGAAGTGTATCAGTGTATGTTGCGAAATCTTTTTGAAGAATACCGTTTCTTCCCTCAATATCCAGACAAGGAACTCCAAACAACTGCTCAGTTGTTTGGTGGCATAATCGAACGGAACTTAGCACCAACCTGTTTCACTCTTGGCCTGGCTCTTCGTTGTGTCTTGGATGCTCTTCGAAAACCGGTCAATTCAAAGATGTACTACTTTGGTATAACAGCCTTGGATAGATTTAAAACACGTCTCCGTACTTATAATAAATACTGTGAGTTTATCCGATCAATACCGCACTTCCAAGAGTTTCCACCATTACTCATTCAATACGTGGAATGTGGCTATATGGAACAAGAGCCACCAACCAAAGGCCAAGGTAGCATTCTACCCGGATCAATGTCTCAAATTATGCCAAGTCAACCCGGACAACAAGCTGCTCCTGATTCCCTATACCGCAGCAATTCAGTAACTGGAAATATTGTAACCACTCCAGCTCAACAGAAGCCAATGGTAGTAACTCGAGTCAAATCGATTGCAAATGCAACCAACATTGATACATTGCTCGAAgcaaacgaagaaaaaatcacCGTTCCACCCGAAACAGTCCAAGATAAGACCGCTTTCATATTCAACAATCTCAGTCAGTTGAATATTCCACAAAAATGTGAAGAAATCAAAGATCTTATGATCAAAGAATACTGGCAATGGTTATCACAGTATTTGGTCTTAAAGCGTGCCTCAATGGAATTTAATTTCCAtactttgtattttaatttcttgGACGCTCTCAAGAATCCCGAAATCAATAAATATGTTACCAAGGAAACTCTACGCAATATCAAAGTGCTACTACGCTCCGACAAGGGTATGATTAATTTCTCTGATCGGAGTTTGTTGAAGAACCTCGGCCATTGGTTGGGTATGATGACACTTGGACGTAATCGTCCCATTCTACAAGTCGATCTTGATTTGAAAGCTTTACTTGCTGAAGCTTATCACAAGGGTCAGCAAGAATTACTatttgttgttccatttgtagCCAAGATTTTAGAATCAAGTGGCAAAtcgaaagtttttaaaactcccAACCCATGGACAATGGCGATTATGAATGTTCTCGGTGAGCTACATCAAGAGCCGGAGCTCAAGTTAAACTTGAAATTCGAAATCGAGGTTCTTTGCAAGACTCTTAACATTGAGTTAACTAAGTTGAAACCGATCATATACCTAAAGGATCCAACTCGTTCGATGGGTATTGAACATCAAATGTCACAGCCTAAAGTAAAGGCTATTGAAATTGTAAGTGTGGCtcatcaacagcaacaacaacaacagcagcaacaacaacaggtTCAACAGCAAGTACAACAACAAGTTCAACAACAGGtccaacagcaacaacaacagcaacaacaacagcagcaacagcaacaacagcagcagcaacaacaacagcagcagcaacaacaacaacaacagcagcagcagcaacaacagcagcaacaacaacaacaacagcagcagcaacaacaagcGATAGCAAGTGCTATTGACGTTGACCAATCCATGGTGATGAACAACACCTCGACAACGAATCCATCACCTAGCATCAGCAATGAGAGTGCAGGACACATAACCATCAGTCCTCCAGAGCCACGTTTCAACTACGTCGATATCAATGTCACCAATTTCTCACTAATTGCTCAGCATGTGGTAATTTCTCCCAACATTGCTATCTTGCATACCAATCCAAATTTAAAGCACATTGTGTTGACTGCCATTGAGCGAACAATTACAGACTGGTTACAGCCTGTCGTAGATAGAAGCGTTCGCATTGCATCGAGCACAACTGAACAAATTGTACGAAAAGATTTTGCATTGGATCCGGATGAGTCTAGAATGCGCACTGCAGCTCACCAAATGGTGCGTAACTTATCCGCTGGAATGGCAATGATTACATGCAAGGATCAACTTACCCAGACTTTAAATGTGAATATAAGGAAGGCTTTCTTGGCAAATATCACAACAACTCCACAAGGACCACAATATCAAGATATTGATGCCGCTGCTATTCAACTGACTAACGATAATGTAGAGCTGGCATGTGCTTTTGTACAGAAGACTGCCGCTGAAAAAGCAGCTCCCGAAGTTGATAGGCGATTGGCACCTGATTTTGAAACAAGAAAGATGTCCCGTGAAGAGGGAAG aCGCTACGTTGATGCTGAAACTTTGGCCTATCAATCGGAACGAATGCCCGAACAAGTGCGCCTGAAGGTCGGTGGAATTCCAGCAAATCAATTTGCTGTTTACACTGAATTCGCAAGAAACATTCCTGGATTCCAGCAAATGTCGGAACGTGATGCTGCCCTCTTCCTTCCTAAGGCCACTATTCCGGTGAGTATCGAT CAGGATGTTCCTTTTGGAAATGACGAATTGGGTCTGATGTATGCAGAACTTGCTACCCGTATGGAAGGATTCCTCAATAATACCGTCAATGTGTCTACACTTCAAGTTCAGGCTAGCAAGATGCATGCCCTCCTTACCGCGCTCATGGTAACACGTCGCATTCGTGACAATGAGAGCGCTTTGAATCTCCTCACACGTGTTGTAGAGGGTTTAGTCGAGGGCTTGGTTAACATACCCGAACATGAAGTTCACATGAAGCTTTATCGCGATGTACATTTGCGTATACTGAGTCTACTCCAAACAGCCTTTGGCACTGTTGCTACTGAACGTGCTGTTACTAAGTGCATTTTTGAGATCCGTGAGGATGTTCGTTGGAACGTTGAAGCCATCAAACTGCTGATCTCATCGCACATGGTTAATGTACAACAATTAGACATATTGCTCCGCGATGCCATGGACAATGGTAACAACTACATGGCTGTTACATTTGCCATGCAACTGATGGAACGTCTGCTAGTCGACGATCGTCCAAGTCACATTGTTCCAGAGAGTGAATTCATTGGAACCATTGAGATGTTAGCTCGTTTACCACAACATCGTCATCGTTATCCAGAAGCTCTCACTCACATGATTGAGATGCTCTGGGGTAACCATGACTCGAGCAGTTTTATGGCCGAACGATACTCCACTGGAGCAGCACAATACATTCATACTGGATTGTCTCAT tcaaatGAAGTTGATGATCCACCAGGCCTTCAGGAAAAAACTGAATTCCTTCTCAAAGACTGGGTCTCAATCTACTCGCAATCTAATAATCTCTCACGCGAGACAAAGAACTTTGGAGCCTTTGTTCAAAAGATGAATTTATATGGCATTCTAAAGACAGACGATTTGATAACTCGTTTCTTCCGCCAAGCTACACAATTCTGCATTGACTTGGTTTACAGAATTCTAAATGATCAATCACACAATCCAGCGGTagctaaaacaaaaatcttccACTGGATCGATGCATTCGTCCATCTAATCGCCCTTCTGGTTAGACACTCTGGCGATCAGGGAAATCCAACAACgaaaatcaatttattaaacaaagtttTAGGCATTGTCCTAGGAATTTTGTTACAAGATCAGGAAATTCATGGCAGCTCATTCCAACAATTGGGCTATCATCGTTTCTTTATTATGCTCTTCCTTGAATTGAGCTCACCCGATGCAGTTCTCGAGTCTCTGATGCAGAGTATTGTAACAGCCTTCTCGCACACTTACCACCTACTTAATCCATCACGTGCCGCAGGCTTTTGCTATGCTTGGTTGGAATTGATTTCACATCGTATATTCTTGGGAAGAATTCTAGCTCAGATTCCACAACAAAAAGGTTGGCCTTTGTATGCCCAGTTACTGATGGATTTGTTCAAGTATCTGGCACCGTTCCTTCGCAATGCAGAACTGGCTAAACCAGTTCAAGTTCTATACAAAGGAACCTTACGCGTGTTGTTAGTTCTTCTGCACGACTTCCCAGAATTTTTGTGCGATTATCATTTTGGCTTCTGTGATGCCATACCTCCAAATTGTATTCAAATGCGCAACATTATTCTAGCAGCATTCCCACGTAATATGCGTCTACCCGATCCGTTTACGCCAAACTTGAAGGTTGACATGTTGCCGGATACAGCAACAGCTCCAAAGATTTTCTCAAATTATGTCGTCAACATTCAACCGGCCAACTTTAAGAAAGATCTCGATTCATATCTTAAGGCGAGGGCACCGGTAACATTTTTGTCGGAATTCCGCAGTCATTTGCAGATATCAAATGAGCCGGGTTCTCGGTATAATATACCTCTTATGAATGCACTTGTGCTGTATGTAGGAACACAAGCTATTGCGCACATTAG GAGCAAAAACTTCGTTCCCAACACTTCGAATATAGCACACAGTGCTCATATGGATATATTCCAGAATTTGGCTGTTGATTTAGACACCGAAGGACGTTATCTGTTCTTAAATGCAATTGCCAATCAATTGCGCTATCCCAATAGTCATACTCACTATTTCAGTTGTGCCGTTTTGCATTTGTTTGCAGAAGCCAACTCAGAGGCAATACAAGAGCAAATCACACGAGTTCTACTCGAACGATTGATTGTCAATCGTCCACATCCATGGGGTTTATTGATAACATTCATTGAGTTGATTAAAAATCCGATTTACAAATTCTGGGATCACGATTTTGTTCACTGCGCTCCAGAAATTGAAAa